In one window of Fictibacillus phosphorivorans DNA:
- a CDS encoding 4'-phosphopantetheinyl transferase family protein, translated as MVEQLTASATEVHLWFVDLQQPLDMDISILSDDEIARLNTFKVSEQKDTYLKCRYVLRHLLALYIEEIPSSISLSYNSYGKPYLTDNPLHISFNISHCKHSAVIGITKGSSGVDIECTTGQSLKEASSLFLNDNEMKVLKLSSDPESALLHLWTQKEAILKAEGTGFSSSPHAITGYVTSSVQLQNAEVDQYHLNSFMRGSNIVSICTSNPVDIKQLDFSSHLLNRPFPQTLIYG; from the coding sequence ATGGTCGAACAACTTACTGCATCAGCAACAGAAGTTCATTTATGGTTTGTAGATTTACAACAGCCTTTAGATATGGATATCTCTATCCTCTCAGATGACGAGATCGCTCGGCTGAACACCTTCAAAGTTTCTGAACAAAAAGACACCTATCTTAAATGTCGTTACGTGTTGAGACATTTGTTAGCGTTATATATAGAAGAAATTCCTTCATCAATCTCTCTTTCCTATAATTCATATGGTAAGCCTTATTTAACAGACAATCCTCTTCACATCAGTTTCAATATCAGCCACTGTAAACACTCGGCTGTGATCGGTATAACCAAAGGAAGTAGTGGTGTAGATATTGAATGTACGACGGGTCAGAGTTTGAAAGAAGCTAGTTCTCTTTTTTTAAACGACAACGAAATGAAAGTACTCAAGCTCTCTTCAGATCCTGAAAGTGCTCTACTCCATCTATGGACGCAAAAAGAAGCGATCTTAAAAGCAGAAGGCACAGGCTTCAGTTCCTCTCCTCATGCTATTACAGGTTATGTCACTTCCTCTGTTCAGCTTCAAAACGCGGAAGTTGATCAATATCACCTCAATTCTTTTATGAGAGGAAGTAACATCGTATCAATTTGTACATCAAACCCCGTTGATATAAAGCAGTTAGATTTCTCCTCACATCTGCTCAATAGACCTTTTCCACAAACTCTCATTTATGGTTAA
- a CDS encoding ABC transporter ATP-binding protein, with amino-acid sequence MIHVQNLEKNYTIGTKSYNVLKGVDFKAEEGEFIAVMGPSGSGKSTLLNLLGGLDQPDNGSITINEESIHTMSEKQRTLFRREQIGFIFQNYQLLPNLTVEENVGFPMHAASKKRTDIHQTVSNLLNAVSLTGKEKNYPSQLSGGQQQRVGIARALSMDPPLILADEPTGNLDRKSGTEVLRLLTTLHQEKKLTIIMVTHDVYAASYADRIILIKDGLIESDIRQGEGANTDVMANILAKLNS; translated from the coding sequence ATGATACATGTGCAGAATCTTGAGAAGAACTACACCATCGGCACCAAGTCCTACAATGTTTTAAAGGGAGTAGACTTTAAAGCAGAAGAAGGAGAGTTCATAGCAGTCATGGGTCCTTCAGGTTCTGGTAAGAGTACCCTTTTAAATCTTCTAGGTGGCCTTGACCAGCCTGACAACGGATCGATCACGATTAACGAAGAGTCCATCCATACCATGAGTGAAAAACAGCGTACGCTGTTTCGCCGGGAACAGATTGGTTTTATATTTCAGAACTATCAATTGCTTCCAAACCTGACTGTTGAAGAGAACGTAGGTTTTCCGATGCATGCTGCTAGTAAGAAAAGAACAGATATCCATCAAACGGTCTCAAACCTTTTGAACGCGGTCAGTCTTACAGGAAAAGAGAAGAACTATCCTTCTCAACTGAGTGGGGGTCAACAACAACGAGTAGGCATCGCAAGAGCGTTAAGCATGGATCCTCCTTTGATCTTAGCGGATGAACCGACCGGTAACTTAGACCGAAAATCAGGAACTGAGGTACTTCGCTTACTCACGACACTTCACCAAGAAAAGAAACTTACGATCATCATGGTCACCCACGATGTTTACGCAGCAAGTTACGCAGATCGTATCATTCTCATCAAAGACGGCCTGATTGAATCAGACATCCGTCAAGGGGAAGGAGCAAACACCGATGTTATGGCAAACATCTTGGCGAAACTTAACTCGTAA
- a CDS encoding ABC transporter permease, with amino-acid sequence MLWQTSWRNLTRKKVRTLLTLLAIILGVSSMFAVISTVETAQDVTTKRLELYTGNADYSILSRENLFAEDVLAKTKDVDGVKSSLGLIHKQAYVDTGQEGLDQDQRRIRLTGLSSFNSELLSLTNVDGELNKEGVILPKSTAAIWNLSVGDSIDVNLPEGKKQTTVAAIVGDTPLLEGPTSWEDAKNKSWRALLPLDTLQEWYSLEDQVQEVRMKFDKKSTDQIVSDLERTISDDNVYLQEVVLDEKQSNQLEELYLMLYVIGGLAMFISAFILYNTLYVTIVERKNEIAVMKTIGYTPSQIKKIFLTEVLTLSVMGILIALPIGFGLGSLLQTGLFSSFQTDFDFSMKYQWALLLSIALGLLIPLVASLLPVTHASRLDIIKTLKNIPESKPKTNKLRVVLGVIMLGFGLIEHALSIFFLFFGFALLFPTLMKYTISSIKRMPLIGFEGKMACNNLLLTLNRSANMALILAFAICLGLFVSSIFTSLENNTKKDIARSFGGDIQVTTEQEITEQDVKELKNVRGVDDVYSYHETDVTWDTDKTKRQIKMVSVDPEWNEKHPLFYFDTEQEKTSIAFENGKGVLLGSFAFDEWGGKVGESIKVRVNNEVQSLKVIGKVNTNHHGGYAAFLENDRYDMIVPGSQPYHALLTVSEEGAENWIKNDLLATSPFNILEIQTMREEVIKQERAIPGVRALFNGLLFITILVSGIGIVNTLLMNVMERMRELGVMRAVAFTSSQIYKTILTEGLLIGINGIVFGIIMGVITIYLNTLTTKDEMIEFTLPFSTLLVSILMGVIVSLLAAYLPARKAVKYDLQQALKHE; translated from the coding sequence ATGTTATGGCAAACATCTTGGCGAAACTTAACTCGTAAGAAAGTACGTACACTTCTTACCCTGCTTGCTATCATACTCGGAGTCTCCTCCATGTTCGCTGTGATCAGTACGGTAGAGACCGCACAGGATGTTACGACGAAACGGTTAGAACTGTATACGGGAAATGCTGATTATTCTATCTTAAGCCGTGAGAACCTGTTTGCTGAAGACGTATTAGCTAAAACAAAAGATGTTGACGGTGTGAAGAGTTCACTCGGTCTCATCCATAAACAAGCTTACGTGGATACCGGTCAAGAGGGACTGGATCAAGACCAAAGAAGGATCCGGCTGACTGGGCTCTCTTCTTTTAACAGCGAATTGTTATCTTTAACAAACGTTGATGGAGAACTGAACAAAGAAGGAGTGATTCTTCCAAAGTCTACAGCTGCCATTTGGAACTTGTCTGTCGGTGACTCGATCGACGTCAACCTTCCAGAAGGAAAAAAACAAACAACTGTAGCGGCGATTGTTGGAGATACTCCTCTTCTAGAAGGACCAACAAGCTGGGAAGATGCAAAGAACAAAAGTTGGCGGGCATTACTACCACTCGACACCCTGCAGGAATGGTACTCTTTAGAAGATCAAGTACAAGAAGTTCGTATGAAGTTCGATAAGAAATCTACCGACCAAATCGTATCGGACCTAGAACGAACGATCTCAGATGATAATGTGTATCTGCAAGAAGTCGTTCTAGATGAAAAACAATCCAATCAGTTAGAAGAACTCTATTTGATGCTGTATGTGATCGGCGGACTCGCGATGTTCATATCTGCATTCATCTTATATAACACTCTGTATGTCACGATTGTAGAAAGAAAAAATGAGATCGCCGTCATGAAGACGATCGGATACACACCTTCACAGATCAAGAAAATCTTCTTAACAGAGGTATTAACACTCTCTGTCATGGGTATCTTGATCGCTCTCCCGATCGGTTTTGGATTGGGATCGTTGCTTCAGACTGGATTGTTTAGTTCGTTTCAAACTGATTTCGATTTTTCCATGAAATATCAATGGGCGTTATTACTTTCCATCGCGCTAGGTCTGTTGATTCCGCTTGTAGCATCCTTATTACCGGTGACTCATGCGAGTCGCCTTGATATCATAAAGACGCTAAAAAACATACCAGAATCAAAACCAAAGACGAATAAACTACGCGTTGTGTTAGGCGTCATCATGCTAGGTTTCGGATTGATCGAGCACGCGCTATCCATCTTTTTCTTATTCTTTGGATTTGCACTGCTCTTTCCTACACTGATGAAATACACGATTTCGTCTATCAAGAGAATGCCGTTGATCGGATTTGAAGGAAAGATGGCATGCAATAATTTGCTTCTCACGTTGAATCGGTCTGCGAACATGGCGTTGATCTTAGCGTTTGCGATCTGTCTGGGCTTGTTCGTCTCCTCTATCTTTACATCACTTGAGAACAACACGAAAAAAGATATCGCTCGTTCTTTTGGTGGAGATATCCAGGTCACGACCGAACAAGAGATCACAGAACAAGATGTTAAAGAACTGAAGAATGTTCGTGGGGTCGATGATGTTTATTCGTACCATGAAACAGATGTTACGTGGGATACAGATAAAACAAAAAGACAGATAAAAATGGTGAGTGTTGACCCTGAATGGAACGAGAAACATCCTCTGTTCTATTTTGATACAGAACAAGAAAAGACATCAATCGCCTTTGAAAACGGAAAAGGCGTCCTACTTGGCTCATTTGCTTTTGATGAATGGGGCGGTAAAGTGGGAGAAAGCATCAAGGTTCGTGTGAACAACGAGGTTCAGTCGTTGAAAGTAATCGGTAAAGTGAACACGAATCATCACGGAGGGTATGCAGCGTTTTTAGAGAACGATCGTTACGATATGATCGTTCCTGGCAGCCAGCCTTATCATGCCTTATTAACCGTCTCAGAAGAAGGTGCAGAGAACTGGATTAAGAACGATCTTTTAGCAACCTCCCCTTTTAACATTCTGGAGATACAGACGATGCGAGAAGAAGTGATCAAACAGGAACGGGCCATTCCGGGTGTGAGAGCTCTATTTAACGGGCTTCTGTTCATCACGATCTTGGTTTCTGGTATCGGAATCGTCAATACGTTACTCATGAATGTAATGGAGAGGATGCGTGAACTCGGAGTCATGCGAGCGGTAGCTTTTACCTCTTCACAGATCTATAAGACGATCCTGACAGAAGGGCTTTTGATCGGAATTAACGGAATCGTATTCGGTATCATCATGGGAGTTATAACCATCTACCTCAACACGTTAACGACAAAAGATGAGATGATCGAATTCACACTGCCGTTCAGTACGTTACTCGTTAGTATACTGATGGGAGTGATTGTAAGTCTTCTAGCAGCGTACTTACCTGCTCGGAAGGCTGTAAAATACGATCTTCAACAAGCGTTAAAACATGAGTAA
- a CDS encoding PadR family transcriptional regulator, with the protein MSVKHAILILLSQSPRHRYDLKVSFESMVYRQWEINAGQIYTTIDRLVRDGLVDASSEEETDLRIYRITAKGEEEIQKWLLEPVEKPLLKDDFYFKLLCVKQLSSFNLEKMVKQQKETIIKNILELQLLRKNIPFTKENETILYLIDGKILHLEADMKWLEIIPD; encoded by the coding sequence ATGTCAGTAAAGCATGCCATCTTAATTCTCTTATCACAATCACCTAGGCATCGATACGATCTAAAAGTGTCCTTTGAATCTATGGTCTATAGACAATGGGAGATCAACGCCGGTCAGATCTATACAACCATCGACCGGCTGGTCAGAGATGGGCTTGTAGATGCATCTTCTGAAGAAGAGACAGACCTTCGTATCTATCGTATTACCGCTAAGGGTGAGGAGGAAATACAAAAGTGGCTGCTGGAACCTGTGGAGAAGCCACTTTTAAAAGACGATTTTTATTTTAAACTGTTATGTGTGAAACAACTGAGTTCGTTCAACCTAGAGAAGATGGTCAAACAGCAAAAAGAGACGATCATTAAAAACATCTTAGAACTGCAGCTATTAAGGAAGAACATCCCTTTTACAAAAGAGAATGAGACCATACTTTATCTGATAGATGGGAAGATCCTTCACCTTGAAGCAGATATGAAATGGTTAGAAATTATCCCCGATTAA
- a CDS encoding CPBP family intramembrane glutamic endopeptidase gives MLLNAIIFSLVHLPSLDILPVNIVNGILFALAYEKTRSIYVPMIIHGLFNAILFLGVLIGN, from the coding sequence ATACTTTTAAATGCCATCATCTTCTCTCTTGTTCACCTACCCTCACTCGACATCCTACCTGTAAACATCGTGAACGGAATCTTGTTCGCTCTTGCATATGAAAAGACAAGATCCATCTATGTTCCTATGATTATTCATGGTTTGTTTAACGCCATCCTGTTCCTAGGAGTACTGATTGGAAATTAA
- a CDS encoding efflux RND transporter permease subunit, with the protein MLEGRRETFPNDDLKKNMEEAEREVKEIVSTIELPAATEQPKVARLSFNDFPILVLSLADDKRSIEELSKIAEDDIKRDFESIEGVSEAKVIGNKQKEIQLSFSPEKLSQFKLQEENVVEYVKALSKDTPLGLQVVEQKGQAFVVNGAVASIDDLKSLEVPTIENAEGFVTLGQLAEVKEVTKEQSVARINGKEAIGIQIYKSAAGNTVKVVDGIKEKMALSSSHSFTTKQALCPPKPKELLKTVLMRWFCARLGTKFKFISSSGSE; encoded by the coding sequence GTGTTAGAAGGAAGAAGAGAAACGTTTCCAAATGATGACCTCAAGAAGAATATGGAAGAGGCAGAGCGTGAAGTAAAAGAGATCGTCTCTACGATCGAACTTCCTGCTGCAACAGAACAACCGAAAGTAGCAAGATTAAGCTTTAACGATTTTCCGATCCTCGTGTTGTCACTCGCGGATGACAAACGAAGTATCGAAGAACTCAGTAAGATCGCAGAAGATGACATCAAAAGAGATTTTGAGAGCATCGAAGGGGTTTCAGAAGCCAAAGTCATCGGTAACAAACAAAAAGAGATACAACTCTCGTTCTCTCCTGAGAAGTTGAGTCAGTTTAAACTCCAAGAAGAGAACGTTGTAGAATATGTAAAAGCATTGAGCAAAGATACACCGCTCGGCTTACAAGTGGTCGAGCAAAAAGGACAAGCTTTCGTCGTGAATGGAGCAGTCGCTTCGATCGACGATTTAAAAAGTCTAGAGGTTCCCACGATTGAAAATGCTGAAGGCTTCGTGACGCTAGGGCAACTGGCTGAAGTAAAAGAAGTCACAAAAGAACAATCCGTTGCCAGAATCAACGGAAAGGAAGCAATCGGGATTCAAATCTATAAAAGTGCTGCAGGAAACACAGTTAAAGTGGTAGATGGCATCAAAGAGAAGATGGCCCTCTCCTCTTCCCACTCTTTCACGACTAAACAAGCGTTATGTCCTCCAAAACCAAAAGAATTACTCAAAACCGTTCTGATGCGATGGTTCTGCGCTCGGTTAGGCACAAAGTTTAAGTTCATATCTTCATCTGGTTCTGAATGA
- a CDS encoding beta-ketoacyl-[acyl-carrier-protein] synthase family protein gives MRKKVVITGMGIISPIGHTLDSFWFNLSKGVSGIDYIQSFDTSTFSSRIGGEIKNFDPTEYLSSKEINRTDTFTHYALAATREAIEQASLDMKELDPFSVGVLVGSGSGGTGMILENHQTLLTKGARRVSPYLASGMLINSSVSEIAIKLGAKGKSGSFVTACAASSNCIGEAMRAIQYGDADIMIAGGTEGAITPLDLASFTKINALSTRNDSPQEASRPFDRSRDGFVIGSGGGIVVLESEESALRRGVPIIAELAGYGATNDAYGVTAPDPEGDGVIMAMKRAIQDANLTPDDIDYVNAHGTSTKLNDQSETYAIKKVFGERAYELPISSIKSMTGHLLGGAGAAELIASVLSVIHTEQIGTANY, from the coding sequence ATGCGAAAAAAAGTGGTTATAACGGGAATGGGAATCATCTCACCAATCGGTCATACCCTTGACTCTTTTTGGTTCAACTTGAGTAAAGGAGTCAGTGGGATTGATTATATCCAATCTTTTGACACATCGACCTTCTCCTCAAGAATCGGAGGAGAAATAAAAAATTTTGATCCGACCGAATATTTATCTTCTAAAGAGATCAATCGAACGGATACATTCACACATTATGCTTTGGCAGCTACTCGTGAAGCTATTGAACAAGCTTCACTAGATATGAAAGAACTCGACCCGTTTAGTGTAGGTGTTTTAGTTGGGTCAGGTTCAGGTGGGACAGGTATGATTCTTGAAAACCATCAGACATTACTCACGAAAGGAGCAAGAAGAGTCAGTCCTTATCTTGCATCTGGGATGCTCATCAACTCAAGCGTAAGTGAGATCGCAATTAAACTTGGCGCAAAAGGAAAGAGTGGTTCTTTCGTTACTGCTTGTGCGGCAAGCAGCAACTGTATCGGTGAAGCGATGCGTGCTATCCAATATGGTGATGCGGATATCATGATTGCCGGAGGAACTGAAGGAGCCATCACACCACTGGATCTAGCATCGTTCACTAAGATAAATGCATTGTCCACCCGAAACGACTCTCCACAAGAAGCCAGCCGGCCTTTCGATCGTTCTCGGGACGGCTTCGTGATCGGATCAGGTGGAGGGATCGTCGTTTTAGAGTCAGAAGAATCAGCGCTCCGTCGTGGAGTTCCCATTATCGCTGAACTCGCAGGGTACGGAGCTACTAACGATGCATACGGTGTAACTGCTCCTGACCCTGAAGGAGATGGTGTCATCATGGCCATGAAACGAGCGATACAAGATGCGAACCTCACACCTGATGACATCGACTACGTCAACGCACATGGCACGAGTACCAAATTAAATGATCAGTCTGAAACGTACGCGATAAAAAAAGTGTTCGGTGAACGAGCCTACGAGTTACCGATCAGTTCCATCAAATCGATGACGGGTCATTTATTGGGTGGTGCTGGGGCAGCCGAGCTAATCGCGAGTGTGTTATCTGTTATCCATACAGAACAAATTGGTACCGCCAACTATTAA
- a CDS encoding MarR family winged helix-turn-helix transcriptional regulator, producing MKRESINFIVLLQTVVNIKDEITNGESLGFIQVHMLLLVKKYKNMTVTEIALKMYVKQPSVSALSDKLIKKGLIQRKYNQLDRRSVSISLSDNGMVKAEQLKRKTEDIMKRMEENISLEERIVFNQILSKIDV from the coding sequence ATGAAGAGGGAGTCAATAAACTTTATTGTTTTACTTCAAACGGTAGTAAATATTAAAGATGAGATAACCAATGGAGAATCACTTGGATTTATACAAGTCCATATGCTTTTGTTAGTGAAAAAATATAAGAATATGACAGTTACGGAGATAGCTTTAAAAATGTATGTCAAACAACCCTCAGTATCGGCACTTAGCGATAAACTGATTAAGAAGGGTCTTATCCAAAGAAAATATAACCAGCTTGACAGGAGAAGTGTAAGTATAAGCCTTTCAGATAATGGAATGGTTAAAGCGGAACAACTGAAAAGGAAAACAGAAGATATAATGAAGAGAATGGAAGAGAATATATCGTTAGAAGAAAGAATCGTGTTCAATCAGATTCTGTCCAAGATAGATGTTTAA
- a CDS encoding putative holin-like toxin, which produces MQGGQWQSPVRKGVSLMVTVSDTLTLMISFATLIVAVIAVTTKK; this is translated from the coding sequence ATGCAGGGTGGGCAGTGGCAATCCCCGGTAAGAAAGGGGGTGTCGCTGATGGTTACTGTTTCTGATACACTAACACTCATGATCTCTTTTGCAACACTGATCGTTGCAGTAATCGCGGTTACAACAAAAAAGTAA
- a CDS encoding thiamine pyrophosphate-binding protein, with the protein MKKIADVLVMNLKNLGVEHTFGIPGKAVVPILLELDRQGIPFNLTRHEGGAGYIASGYSLMNKTIGVAIGTSGPGGTNLLTAAAQAKAWHLPVLFLTGQPSSKDIGKPFGQDSTSFGTDLIKMFEPVTKFSARVDRAESFQSYFTHAIEKALHGVKGPVHLSIPMDVLLEEIEPFLLQPKEAPQMVATKESLQEALTSIHNAKRPVMILGKGVHASHAYEEVIQLAEAFSIPVMTTPGGKGTFPTTHELSLDGFGLGGSDRSADYLTQRSDLVIVIGSKLSDMSIVGLDPSRYPETIIHFDYDHTFIGKSIPAITHHILGDAASNVRSLLSLWNGENARPRPQILKETSVEEGSTTERMLSKDIILTLRESLPSETVFFGDDGSHSFYAIKHLSLPVPGSFYFDDVFGAMGHAIGYSIGAKVSRPEKPIVCLAGDGCFFMHGNEISTAVDLGAATLFVIFNNGRLDMVDKGMSKNVGKAVGTRFKQELDVEKFSEAMGARAFKCWKLEELRTAVKSGLNHHEGPTVIEVMVDQEEIPPTLQRG; encoded by the coding sequence ATGAAAAAAATTGCAGACGTTCTTGTGATGAACTTAAAAAACTTAGGCGTTGAACACACATTTGGTATTCCAGGTAAAGCCGTCGTACCGATTCTGCTGGAACTTGATCGACAAGGAATCCCTTTTAACCTAACCAGACATGAAGGTGGAGCTGGCTACATCGCTTCTGGTTACTCTCTCATGAATAAAACGATCGGTGTTGCCATCGGAACCTCTGGACCTGGAGGGACCAATCTATTAACAGCTGCCGCACAGGCGAAAGCTTGGCATCTACCCGTGTTGTTCTTAACTGGACAACCTTCTTCTAAAGACATCGGAAAACCGTTCGGTCAGGACTCCACTTCTTTTGGTACCGATCTTATAAAGATGTTTGAACCCGTCACAAAGTTCAGCGCAAGAGTTGATCGTGCTGAATCGTTTCAGAGCTACTTTACACATGCGATCGAAAAAGCGCTTCATGGCGTTAAAGGACCGGTTCACCTCTCCATTCCGATGGATGTGTTGCTTGAGGAGATAGAACCTTTCCTCTTGCAACCGAAAGAGGCGCCACAGATGGTTGCGACGAAAGAGTCGTTACAAGAAGCTTTAACAAGTATTCATAACGCAAAACGTCCCGTGATGATCTTAGGAAAAGGCGTTCATGCTTCACATGCCTACGAAGAAGTCATACAGTTGGCAGAAGCCTTCAGCATCCCTGTGATGACGACACCCGGTGGAAAAGGCACGTTCCCTACCACCCATGAACTTTCTCTAGATGGATTCGGGCTCGGAGGATCAGATCGGTCAGCAGACTATCTTACTCAAAGAAGTGATCTTGTAATCGTGATAGGTTCTAAGTTATCAGACATGTCGATCGTCGGTCTGGACCCGTCTCGCTACCCGGAGACTATCATCCATTTTGATTATGATCATACGTTCATCGGTAAATCGATTCCGGCTATTACGCATCATATCCTTGGAGATGCGGCAAGTAACGTGAGAAGTTTGTTGAGTTTATGGAACGGAGAAAATGCTCGTCCACGACCACAGATTCTCAAAGAAACAAGTGTGGAAGAAGGATCAACTACCGAGAGGATGTTATCAAAAGACATCATCTTAACACTACGAGAATCTCTACCTAGCGAGACGGTATTCTTCGGTGATGATGGTAGCCATTCGTTTTATGCCATCAAACACCTCTCCCTTCCCGTTCCTGGTTCATTTTATTTTGATGATGTGTTTGGAGCGATGGGACATGCGATCGGGTACAGCATCGGAGCAAAAGTGAGTAGACCTGAAAAACCAATCGTCTGTCTAGCGGGCGATGGATGCTTCTTCATGCATGGTAATGAGATATCAACTGCGGTCGACCTTGGAGCAGCAACTCTGTTTGTGATCTTTAACAACGGTCGATTGGATATGGTTGATAAAGGGATGTCTAAGAACGTGGGTAAAGCGGTAGGTACACGTTTCAAACAAGAACTGGATGTAGAAAAGTTTAGTGAAGCCATGGGCGCCCGCGCCTTTAAGTGTTGGAAACTAGAAGAGTTAAGAACAGCTGTAAAAAGTGGACTGAATCATCATGAAGGTCCGACCGTGATTGAAGTCATGGTAGACCAAGAAGAGATCCCGCCTACTTTACAAAGAGGGTAA
- a CDS encoding carboxymuconolactone decarboxylase family protein: MSTQTEEMKSLENLSGKKGVSIMKNLKEVFPDLGDLATKLHKELYERDVLDLKQQEIITLSILIAQGNTESALKFHINAALHAGLTKEEIFEIILHAAPYTGFPRAINAVYSAHEIFVENGLVE, encoded by the coding sequence GTGTCAACACAAACAGAAGAAATGAAAAGCCTTGAGAACCTTTCTGGCAAGAAAGGTGTATCGATCATGAAGAATCTTAAAGAGGTCTTCCCCGATCTTGGTGATCTAGCCACAAAGCTTCATAAAGAGTTATATGAACGCGACGTACTCGATCTAAAACAACAAGAGATCATCACACTATCCATCTTAATCGCTCAAGGAAATACAGAATCTGCATTAAAATTTCATATCAACGCAGCTCTGCATGCGGGTCTGACAAAAGAAGAGATTTTTGAGATCATTCTTCACGCGGCACCGTATACAGGTTTCCCGCGAGCAATCAATGCGGTTTATTCCGCACATGAGATTTTTGTTGAGAATGGATTAGTAGAATAA
- a CDS encoding JAB domain-containing protein → MEKMYEIQQIKQVIKEVEGSEKHMVRSPIDAAVVAAEIIGDEDREVFLVMCLNTKNRIVAVHRCHVGSLAASIVHPREVFKSAILNNAMSIIVSHQHPSGDTTPSREDIEVTRRLIEAGKVLGIEVLDHLIVNAHAEYTSLKEKGYL, encoded by the coding sequence ATGGAGAAAATGTACGAAATTCAACAGATCAAACAAGTGATCAAGGAGGTAGAGGGAAGTGAGAAACACATGGTACGCTCACCCATCGATGCCGCTGTAGTCGCAGCGGAGATCATCGGAGACGAAGACCGTGAAGTGTTTCTTGTGATGTGTCTCAATACAAAGAACCGAATCGTCGCGGTTCATCGATGTCACGTAGGGTCACTTGCAGCAAGCATCGTACATCCGCGGGAGGTGTTCAAGTCAGCGATACTCAACAACGCGATGTCGATCATCGTGTCTCATCAACATCCTTCTGGAGACACGACACCTTCAAGAGAAGACATCGAAGTCACAAGACGTTTGATCGAAGCGGGAAAAGTACTTGGCATTGAAGTACTAGACCACTTGATCGTGAACGCACATGCCGAATATACAAGTCTAAAAGAAAAGGGCTATCTGTAA
- a CDS encoding DUF3784 domain-containing protein, translated as MGVAILIVLIPFLIFAILLSKGKGASLLAGYNTMSDSEKAQYDEVDLCKFMGKIMYGISFSILLFALSEMLENQILFIIGLISLLTFIIFALVYSNTRNRFKKNV; from the coding sequence ATGGGAGTAGCTATTCTTATCGTTTTAATACCGTTCTTAATTTTCGCTATTTTACTATCAAAAGGAAAAGGAGCTTCATTACTTGCAGGGTATAATACAATGTCTGACAGTGAAAAGGCTCAATATGATGAGGTAGATTTGTGCAAATTTATGGGGAAAATTATGTATGGTATTAGCTTTAGCATATTATTATTTGCATTGAGTGAGATGTTAGAAAACCAAATTTTATTTATTATAGGCCTTATTTCACTTTTAACTTTTATTATTTTTGCATTGGTGTACTCAAATACAAGAAACAGATTCAAAAAGAATGTTTAA
- a CDS encoding YolD-like family protein, producing the protein MIRDRGSIKWTSLMLPEHVKELRRYIYEEHYDTPEPILDEQQMEEMNEVMLEAMEYHVPLMFTIYKNKRLITLSGYIHYIDTNNKQLRILDMNDNVEFVSFSEVKKLVKMEGLI; encoded by the coding sequence TTGATACGCGATCGAGGAAGTATAAAATGGACGAGTCTGATGCTGCCGGAACACGTAAAAGAGCTCAGACGGTACATATACGAAGAACATTATGACACACCAGAGCCCATTCTAGATGAGCAACAGATGGAAGAGATGAACGAAGTGATGTTAGAGGCTATGGAATACCATGTACCACTCATGTTTACGATTTATAAAAATAAACGGTTGATTACCCTATCTGGTTATATTCATTATATTGATACTAATAATAAGCAGCTTCGTATACTGGACATGAATGATAACGTAGAGTTTGTATCTTTTTCTGAAGTAAAAAAATTAGTTAAAATGGAAGGACTAATCTAA